The Pseudomonas eucalypticola genome has a window encoding:
- a CDS encoding diguanylate cyclase: MENGTGKGLSFAKRIYGPRVLGTALCLVSVVAGLYPLSPPAWLLGLLAFNGLVWPHIAYRLARRAAEPFQAERRNLLCDSLFCGFWVAVLHFNPLPTVTLLSMVTMNNVAGGGWRLFRHGLGAQLLGMLTAVTLFGLGWAPQSTPAQVWACLPMLILYPLAVGWVCYRLAIQLSEHKRTLSALSRTDSLTGLLNHGAWKDALNRKFRKCQHERSQAVLALIDIDRFKEINDTFGHMIGDEVLRYLSVQLRRNLRDTDLAGRYGGDEFCVILPGLSMAQACDVMERLRRVFGDYHHPHAHAMRVSLSIGLAACRLEMDDAGTWLGEADKALYVAKNTGRNRVSICVADNLLLN, translated from the coding sequence ATGGAAAACGGAACCGGCAAAGGGTTGTCATTTGCCAAACGCATTTATGGCCCTCGGGTACTGGGCACTGCGCTGTGCCTGGTCAGCGTGGTGGCAGGGCTTTACCCTTTGTCCCCGCCCGCCTGGCTGTTGGGGTTGCTGGCGTTCAACGGCCTGGTGTGGCCACACATTGCCTATCGATTGGCGCGCCGCGCTGCCGAGCCTTTCCAGGCCGAACGCCGCAACCTGTTGTGCGACTCGCTGTTCTGTGGATTTTGGGTCGCTGTCCTGCATTTCAACCCGTTGCCCACCGTTACCCTGCTGTCCATGGTCACCATGAACAACGTCGCCGGGGGCGGCTGGCGCCTGTTTCGTCATGGCCTGGGTGCGCAACTGCTGGGCATGCTGACGGCGGTGACCCTGTTCGGGCTCGGCTGGGCGCCACAATCCACCCCTGCCCAGGTATGGGCCTGCCTGCCTATGCTGATCCTCTACCCCCTGGCCGTCGGTTGGGTGTGCTACCGCCTGGCCATCCAGCTGTCGGAGCACAAGCGCACCCTCAGTGCCCTGAGCCGCACTGATAGCCTCACCGGGTTGCTCAACCACGGCGCCTGGAAAGACGCCCTCAACCGCAAGTTTCGCAAATGCCAGCATGAGCGCAGCCAGGCCGTGCTGGCCCTGATCGACATCGATCGGTTCAAGGAAATCAATGACACGTTCGGCCACATGATCGGCGATGAAGTGCTGCGTTACTTGAGCGTCCAACTGCGCCGCAACCTGCGCGACACCGACCTGGCGGGGCGCTATGGCGGTGATGAGTTCTGCGTGATCCTGCCAGGCCTGTCCATGGCCCAGGCTTGCGACGTGATGGAGCGCCTGCGCCGGGTGTTCGGCGATTACCACCACCCCCATGCCCACGCTATGCGGGTCAGCCTGAGCATCGGCCTGGCCGCCTGCCGGCTGGAAATGGATGACGCCGGCACCTGGCTGGGGGAAGCCGACAAAGCCCTGTATGTGGCCAAGAACACTGGCCGCAACCGCGTGAGCATCTGCGTCGCCGATAACCTGTTACTCAATTGA
- a CDS encoding bifunctional diguanylate cyclase/phosphodiesterase: MDLTAAVPRHPMFTRRLLGVLAALFALTLVGAMVMLVRIADDLNAEQQRKTVVYAQRALDSRQAASASLVSGYGVWNAGFQHLNGAIDRQWVYSQRNLGPALYSQSGYEGVFVVDSHGTKYSLYLGQLSNAEIGDLVTTPLRPLIQAAQAAMAGAQPVSSVVLFNGWPALASASPILPDDDSAQPAPADTSVLVFIDALTPAKLHAMGKAYDLQDLTVQSHATGAPDQSRLALGDTGYDLTWAPSRPGNQLLWRVLPTLVLAFVVLALLMAWFFRFTLRTARQIDDSYQKLHQSNRALEASEERFRAVAEAASDWIWETDAQCRLNYLSGRFAVVTGYTSQDWMHCCIDQLLQCETMPLQAWLQSLSRHASATSLRCAYRDQGGQLRYCRVSARPIIGDDKVVGYRGTASDVTDEVAAHAQIQHLSLHDPLTGLANRNQLIQFFEPLRQQATAPQITVVVLDLDSFKPINDALGYPAGDAVLIKIAERLRASTRGKDLVARLGSDEFALVLCGLNTRQEIDRFCARLVEYLRQPIAFQAQTLHVGASLGIAQSAHQGLDAGELLRCADIALYQAKAAGKNTWRYFSAQMHEQVQQRLQLEQDLRLAIKQQEFVLHYQPRYRVDGMEIVSVEALVRWQHPIHGLLGPDTFIPLAEQTGLIVPLGRWVLREACEAAFQWPAALVVSVNLSPAQFAGSDVVRDVRDVLVQTRLPAQRLELEVTENVMLNDIDNALGTLTALKELGVKLNMDDFGTGYSSLGYLRAYPFDSLKIDKRFIATLNGTDSDRAVVQAIISLGNAMGLTVTAEGVETAEQLRTLSRDHCHEVQGYFMSPPIDRHALTRLLGAPLPAPVLALP, translated from the coding sequence ATGGACCTTACTGCCGCCGTACCGCGCCACCCGATGTTCACCCGCAGGCTGCTTGGCGTGCTGGCGGCCCTGTTCGCCCTGACGCTGGTCGGCGCCATGGTGATGCTGGTCCGGATCGCCGACGACCTCAACGCCGAGCAGCAGCGCAAGACCGTGGTGTATGCGCAGCGCGCGCTGGACAGCCGCCAGGCCGCGTCCGCCAGCCTGGTAAGCGGCTACGGGGTATGGAACGCCGGCTTCCAGCACCTCAACGGCGCCATCGACCGCCAGTGGGTGTACAGCCAGCGCAACCTGGGGCCTGCCCTGTACAGCCAGAGTGGCTACGAAGGCGTGTTCGTGGTGGACAGCCACGGCACCAAGTACAGCCTGTACCTGGGCCAACTGAGCAACGCCGAGATCGGCGACCTGGTGACCACGCCCCTACGCCCACTGATACAAGCCGCCCAGGCGGCCATGGCCGGCGCGCAACCGGTCAGCAGCGTGGTGCTGTTCAACGGCTGGCCGGCACTGGCCAGCGCCTCACCGATCCTGCCCGACGACGACAGTGCCCAACCGGCCCCTGCTGACACCTCGGTGCTGGTGTTCATCGACGCCCTGACGCCGGCCAAGCTACACGCCATGGGGAAGGCTTACGACCTTCAGGACCTGACCGTTCAAAGCCATGCCACCGGCGCGCCGGACCAGTCTCGCCTGGCGCTGGGCGATACCGGTTACGACCTGACCTGGGCCCCCTCGCGGCCCGGTAACCAACTGTTGTGGCGGGTGTTGCCGACCCTGGTGCTGGCTTTCGTGGTACTGGCCCTGTTGATGGCCTGGTTCTTTCGCTTCACCCTGCGTACCGCGCGCCAGATCGACGACAGCTACCAGAAGCTGCACCAGAGCAACCGCGCCCTGGAAGCCAGCGAGGAGCGCTTTCGAGCAGTGGCCGAGGCGGCGTCGGACTGGATTTGGGAGACGGATGCACAATGCCGTCTCAATTACCTGTCCGGCCGATTCGCGGTGGTCACCGGCTACACCAGCCAGGACTGGATGCACTGCTGCATCGACCAATTGCTGCAGTGCGAAACCATGCCCCTGCAAGCCTGGCTGCAAAGCCTGAGCCGCCACGCCTCGGCCACCAGCCTGCGCTGTGCGTACCGCGACCAGGGTGGGCAGTTGCGTTACTGCCGGGTATCGGCGCGGCCGATCATCGGCGACGACAAGGTGGTGGGCTACCGCGGCACCGCCAGCGATGTGACCGATGAAGTGGCGGCCCACGCGCAGATCCAGCACTTGTCCCTGCACGACCCGCTAACCGGGTTGGCCAACCGCAACCAGTTGATCCAGTTCTTCGAGCCTTTGCGCCAGCAAGCCACGGCGCCCCAGATCACCGTGGTGGTGCTGGACCTGGACAGTTTCAAGCCCATCAACGATGCCCTGGGCTACCCCGCAGGCGACGCCGTGCTGATAAAGATCGCCGAACGCCTGCGTGCGTCTACCCGTGGAAAGGACCTGGTGGCCCGCCTGGGCAGCGACGAGTTCGCCCTGGTGCTGTGTGGCCTGAACACCCGGCAGGAGATAGATCGTTTCTGCGCGCGGCTGGTGGAATACCTGCGCCAGCCCATTGCCTTCCAGGCCCAGACCCTGCACGTGGGCGCCAGCCTGGGCATCGCCCAGTCAGCGCACCAAGGGCTGGACGCCGGTGAATTGCTGCGCTGCGCCGACATCGCCCTGTACCAGGCCAAGGCCGCGGGCAAGAATACCTGGCGGTATTTCAGCGCGCAGATGCATGAGCAGGTGCAACAACGCCTGCAACTGGAGCAAGACTTGCGCCTGGCCATCAAGCAGCAGGAATTCGTGCTGCACTACCAACCCCGCTACCGGGTCGACGGCATGGAAATCGTATCGGTGGAGGCGCTGGTGCGCTGGCAGCACCCCATTCATGGGCTGCTTGGCCCCGACACCTTCATTCCCCTGGCCGAGCAGACCGGGCTGATCGTGCCCCTGGGCCGCTGGGTACTGCGCGAGGCCTGTGAAGCGGCGTTCCAGTGGCCGGCGGCGCTGGTGGTGTCGGTCAACCTGTCCCCGGCGCAATTCGCCGGCAGCGACGTGGTGCGCGACGTGCGCGATGTGCTGGTGCAGACCCGCCTGCCCGCCCAGCGCCTGGAGCTGGAGGTCACGGAAAACGTGATGCTCAATGACATCGACAATGCCCTGGGTACGCTGACGGCACTCAAGGAACTGGGGGTCAAGCTGAACATGGATGACTTCGGCACCGGCTATTCCTCGCTCGGCTACCTGCGCGCCTACCCCTTCGACAGCCTGAAGATCGACAAGCGTTTCATCGCCACGCTTAATGGCACCGACAGCGACCGCGCCGTGGTACAGGCCATCATCAGCCTGGGCAACGCCATGGGCCTGACCGTGACGGCCGAAGGCGTGGAAACCGCCGAGCAATTGCGCACCCTCAGCCGCGACCACTGCCACGAGGTGCAGGGCTACTTCATGAGCCCGCCCATCGACCGCCACGCCCTGACCCGCCTGCTGGGCGCCCCCCTTCCCGCCCCTGTGCTCGCCTTACCCTGA
- a CDS encoding GAF domain-containing sensor histidine kinase has protein sequence MGTTIATDIATIGRINAVPAILQVICETTGMRFAAVARVTDTTWTACAVLDNLGFGLGVGGELDLSTTLCDEIRGNHHTIVIDKASEDELYHDHHTPRIYQFESYISVPVFRTDGSFFGTICALDPIPARLKQSPIQPMMESFARVLAIQIEAEENHQRTEAALSQERAIAELREQFIAVLGHDLRNPLFAMSAGAELLLRKAADDKSRGILQHILTAGRRAAQLVDDVLDFARGRLGGGILLNVQPVADLTASLTHVVSEIHGAHPSRQIQLRIGNVQGIHCDPDRIAQLLSNLVANAIHHGADDGPVEVRADTLEGVFVLGVHNLGKPIEAAVQAQLFQPFSRRGTGSPQNGLGLGLYIANQIAVAHGGRMEVLSSHEAGTLFTFRLPLQPAA, from the coding sequence ATGGGGACTACCATTGCCACCGATATCGCCACGATCGGTCGCATCAACGCCGTACCCGCTATCCTCCAGGTCATCTGCGAGACCACCGGCATGCGCTTCGCCGCGGTCGCGCGCGTCACCGACACCACCTGGACGGCCTGCGCCGTGCTGGACAACCTGGGGTTCGGCCTGGGGGTGGGCGGCGAACTGGACCTGAGCACCACGCTGTGTGACGAAATTCGCGGCAACCACCACACCATCGTGATCGACAAAGCCAGCGAAGACGAGCTGTACCACGACCACCACACCCCACGCATCTACCAGTTCGAAAGCTACATCTCGGTACCGGTGTTTCGCACTGACGGCAGCTTTTTTGGCACTATCTGCGCTCTTGACCCCATCCCCGCGCGGCTCAAGCAGAGCCCCATCCAGCCGATGATGGAGTCTTTTGCCCGGGTACTGGCCATTCAGATCGAAGCCGAGGAAAACCACCAGCGCACCGAAGCTGCCCTGAGCCAAGAGCGGGCCATCGCCGAACTGCGCGAACAGTTCATCGCTGTGCTCGGTCATGACCTGCGCAACCCGTTGTTCGCCATGAGCGCGGGCGCCGAACTACTGCTGCGCAAGGCCGCCGATGACAAGAGCCGCGGCATTCTGCAACACATCCTTACCGCCGGCCGTCGCGCCGCGCAATTGGTCGACGACGTGCTGGATTTCGCCCGTGGCCGGCTCGGTGGTGGCATCCTGCTGAACGTGCAACCGGTAGCCGACCTGACCGCCTCCCTGACCCACGTGGTCAGCGAGATCCACGGTGCGCACCCCTCGCGGCAGATTCAACTGCGCATCGGCAATGTCCAGGGCATCCATTGCGACCCGGACCGCATCGCCCAATTGCTCTCCAACCTGGTGGCCAATGCGATCCACCACGGCGCCGACGATGGCCCGGTGGAAGTCCGCGCCGACACCCTGGAAGGCGTGTTCGTGCTAGGTGTGCACAACCTGGGCAAGCCCATCGAAGCTGCCGTGCAGGCGCAGCTGTTCCAGCCGTTCTCGCGCCGGGGTACCGGCTCACCGCAAAATGGCCTGGGGCTGGGGCTGTACATCGCCAACCAGATCGCCGTGGCCCACGGCGGCCGCATGGAAGTGCTGTCCAGCCACGAGGCCGGCACCCTCTTCACCTTTCGCCTGCCGCTTCAGCCGGCGGCCTGA
- a CDS encoding SRPBCC family protein: MSLHSLVTPPGEFELSITRLIDAPPSQVFRAWVEPRLLCQWWGPHGMTTPECEMQLWVGGLFRTLMRAPDGSEYPSQGVFLDIQAPHRIVFTDAFGPGWVPSARAFMTAVISFEDLDGKTRYTARALHWSAADRQAHEDMGFHEGWGQSLDRLIAVVADQAAG, from the coding sequence ATGAGCCTTCATTCCCTCGTCACCCCGCCGGGCGAGTTCGAGCTGTCCATCACCCGCCTGATCGACGCGCCACCCAGCCAGGTGTTTCGCGCCTGGGTGGAACCGCGCTTGCTGTGCCAGTGGTGGGGCCCCCACGGCATGACCACGCCGGAATGCGAAATGCAGTTATGGGTGGGTGGGCTGTTTCGCACCCTGATGCGCGCGCCCGACGGCAGCGAATACCCCAGCCAAGGGGTGTTCCTGGATATTCAGGCGCCCCACCGCATCGTCTTTACCGATGCTTTTGGTCCTGGCTGGGTACCCTCGGCGCGGGCGTTCATGACCGCGGTCATCAGTTTCGAGGACCTGGACGGCAAGACCCGCTACACCGCGCGGGCCCTGCACTGGAGCGCCGCTGACCGTCAGGCCCATGAAGACATGGGCTTTCATGAAGGTTGGGGGCAGAGCCTGGATCGCCTGATCGCCGTGGTGGCGGATCAGGCCGCCGGCTGA
- a CDS encoding phosphoethanolamine transferase produces MVARQGRRFQLSSTRLVLLCSLALVVLYNLATWEALANLVTLEGVKRAGFYLSFGLFLWAAFTVLLTLVSFRPLLKPVITLVALCSAAAAYFMNNYGIAIDTVMIQNVVETNPGEAKALLSPKLFGYLLVLGVLPSALIWWLPVHYRRFLPGLVNKVLVIAAALLVVGASVGAFYSTYAPIFRQEDKLTHFINPTNYLYAVTKLAKSRYAVKQNVVVQPVGTDAVLTAQAKAQPKKNLMIFVVGETARADHFSLNGYARETNPELKKLDILNFTRVSSCGTSTAVSVPCMFSMFPRSDYSDKKGKTYEGLLDILQRAGVQTVWLDNNSDCKGTCLRIPHQDIPKDQKSPFCDGTNCLDESLLVGLQAYIDGLKDNAIIVLHADGSHGPEYYDRYPKDKEQFQPVCRTNQLGSCSHEELVNVYDNTILYTDFFLSKVVALLKQNQDKYDTSMIYVSDHGESLGENGMYLHAAPYAIAPDAQTHVPMVMWFGQDTLAQEGIDRACLKAKQDEGDLSHDNIFHSVLGLFQVQTGVYQSGLDMFHDCRRALTASQ; encoded by the coding sequence ATGGTGGCACGTCAGGGCAGACGCTTTCAGCTCAGTTCAACACGACTGGTGTTGCTGTGTTCATTGGCATTGGTGGTGCTGTACAACCTCGCGACCTGGGAGGCCCTGGCCAACCTGGTCACCCTGGAGGGTGTGAAACGCGCCGGGTTCTACCTGTCCTTCGGCCTGTTCCTGTGGGCCGCCTTCACGGTACTCCTGACCCTGGTGTCATTCCGCCCGCTGCTCAAGCCAGTCATCACCCTGGTGGCGCTGTGTTCGGCGGCCGCGGCCTACTTCATGAACAACTACGGCATCGCCATCGACACGGTGATGATCCAGAACGTGGTGGAAACCAACCCGGGTGAAGCCAAGGCGCTGTTGAGCCCGAAACTGTTCGGCTACCTGCTGGTGCTCGGCGTGTTGCCCTCGGCACTGATCTGGTGGTTGCCGGTGCACTACCGGCGCTTTCTACCGGGCCTGGTGAACAAGGTGCTGGTCATCGCTGCCGCGCTGCTGGTGGTGGGCGCCTCCGTCGGCGCGTTCTACTCCACCTACGCGCCTATCTTTCGCCAGGAAGACAAACTCACCCATTTCATCAACCCCACCAACTACCTCTACGCCGTGACCAAACTGGCCAAGTCGCGCTATGCGGTCAAACAGAATGTGGTGGTGCAGCCGGTCGGCACCGACGCGGTACTCACGGCCCAGGCCAAGGCCCAGCCGAAGAAGAACCTGATGATTTTCGTGGTGGGCGAGACCGCCCGCGCGGACCATTTCTCGCTCAACGGCTACGCCCGCGAAACCAACCCGGAACTGAAGAAACTGGACATCCTCAATTTCACCCGGGTGAGTTCGTGCGGCACGTCCACGGCGGTGTCGGTGCCGTGCATGTTCTCCATGTTTCCGCGCAGCGACTACAGCGACAAGAAGGGCAAGACCTACGAGGGCCTGCTGGATATCCTGCAGCGCGCCGGGGTGCAGACCGTGTGGCTGGACAACAACAGCGACTGCAAGGGCACCTGTCTGCGCATTCCCCACCAGGATATTCCCAAGGATCAGAAAAGCCCGTTCTGCGATGGCACCAATTGCCTGGACGAGTCCTTGCTGGTGGGCCTGCAGGCCTACATCGACGGCCTGAAGGACAACGCCATCATCGTCCTGCATGCCGACGGCAGCCACGGCCCGGAATATTACGACCGCTACCCCAAGGACAAGGAACAGTTCCAGCCGGTATGCCGTACCAACCAATTGGGCAGTTGCAGCCATGAGGAACTGGTCAACGTCTACGACAACACGATTCTGTACACCGACTTCTTCCTGTCCAAGGTGGTGGCGTTGCTCAAGCAGAATCAGGACAAGTACGACACCTCGATGATCTACGTGTCGGACCACGGCGAATCACTGGGTGAGAACGGCATGTACCTGCACGCCGCGCCCTACGCCATCGCCCCGGATGCGCAGACCCACGTGCCCATGGTGATGTGGTTCGGCCAGGACACCCTGGCCCAGGAAGGCATCGACCGCGCGTGCCTGAAAGCCAAGCAGGACGAGGGCGACCTCAGCCATGACAATATCTTTCACTCCGTACTGGGGCTGTTCCAGGTTCAGACCGGGGTGTACCAGTCCGGCCTGGACATGTTCCATGACTGCCGCCGTGCACTGACCGCCAGCCAATGA
- a CDS encoding GyrI-like domain-containing protein yields the protein MSGIEPTAIEPLRYEQGTAMVIAGLSDRYTQDTTSGIEALWREFVPFLGKVPGQVGRESYGVCCNPDGVGGFEYIAGVQVETEEGLPQDFRWIKLAPRRYAVFEHQGHISGLGQTFQAIWQVWLPNSGLEAADAPEFERYSDDYDPSTSSGRLEIWLPIKD from the coding sequence ATGTCAGGTATCGAACCCACCGCTATTGAACCGTTGCGCTATGAGCAGGGCACGGCGATGGTCATCGCCGGGCTGTCGGACCGCTATACCCAGGATACGACCAGCGGCATCGAAGCGCTGTGGCGCGAGTTCGTGCCGTTTCTGGGCAAGGTGCCCGGGCAGGTAGGCCGCGAGAGCTACGGGGTGTGCTGCAACCCTGACGGGGTAGGGGGCTTCGAGTACATCGCCGGGGTGCAAGTGGAGACCGAAGAGGGCCTGCCCCAGGATTTCCGCTGGATCAAGCTGGCACCCCGTCGCTACGCCGTGTTCGAACACCAGGGCCACATTTCCGGGTTGGGCCAGACCTTCCAGGCTATCTGGCAGGTTTGGCTGCCCAACTCGGGGTTGGAGGCGGCCGATGCGCCCGAGTTCGAGCGCTACAGCGATGACTACGACCCCAGCACCAGCAGCGGCCGGCTGGAAATCTGGCTGCCGATCAAGGATTGA
- a CDS encoding AraC family transcriptional regulator: MDLITEDWHAGAVVEASWVRANAASFPRHTHDEYVLGTNLTGVERIWLDGQELEAPAGTVTLYNPQAVQASQFSPDGVEYISLHLAPDAIEQVVRDNNLPGSTFEQGVFEHPGLAAAILDFARTPAAHRAEHEEAFIQLLCQWVQPGPSKTGEQHASVERSLQYLRDCLEERIDLDALAAVAGLSKYHFVRCFKKHTGLGPLQYQMQLRLLEARKRLRAQQHSLEIVSQLGFYDQSHFINAFRKVMGVTPQAYAQAFKTKAR, from the coding sequence ATGGACCTGATTACCGAAGACTGGCACGCCGGCGCCGTGGTTGAAGCCTCGTGGGTACGCGCCAACGCGGCGAGCTTCCCGCGCCACACCCACGACGAATACGTGCTGGGCACCAACCTGACCGGCGTCGAACGCATCTGGCTCGACGGCCAAGAGCTGGAAGCCCCCGCGGGCACCGTCACCCTCTACAACCCCCAGGCGGTGCAGGCCTCGCAGTTCAGCCCCGACGGCGTCGAATACATCAGCCTGCACTTGGCCCCGGATGCCATCGAACAGGTGGTGCGCGACAACAACCTGCCCGGCAGCACCTTCGAGCAGGGCGTGTTCGAGCACCCCGGGTTGGCGGCCGCCATCCTCGACTTCGCCCGCACCCCGGCCGCCCACCGCGCCGAACACGAGGAGGCCTTCATCCAGCTATTGTGCCAGTGGGTGCAGCCAGGCCCGAGCAAGACCGGGGAGCAGCACGCCAGTGTCGAACGCAGCCTGCAATACCTGCGCGACTGCCTGGAAGAACGAATAGACCTTGATGCCCTCGCGGCTGTGGCGGGGCTGAGCAAGTACCACTTCGTGCGCTGCTTCAAGAAGCACACCGGGCTGGGCCCGCTGCAGTACCAGATGCAACTGCGCCTGCTGGAAGCGCGCAAGCGCCTGCGCGCCCAGCAGCACTCACTGGAAATCGTCAGCCAGTTGGGGTTTTACGACCAGAGCCATTTCATCAACGCCTTTCGCAAGGTCATGGGCGTGACTCCGCAGGCCTACGCCCAGGCCTTCAAGACGAAAGCCCGCTGA
- a CDS encoding LysE family translocator codes for MQFSSGFLLSLSLCLDIGVANIAMITLAMQRGYLRGFWLGLGTCFGDLAYAVLALVGMTVLLQYSGVRWGLWVGGSALLVYFTVKMLIHAWRHGSSLQTGEAVGGRSGFRDFMRGVFLAMSSPSAILWFAAVGGTLISRSGGGGLLSAGQFLAGFFSAGVLWCVAICAVASQGGKLLGDRLLRYCYVASAGIFAWFAVYVIGSGYQEFILGQGPAVAGL; via the coding sequence ATGCAATTCTCCAGCGGTTTCCTCCTCAGCCTCTCCCTGTGCCTGGACATTGGCGTGGCCAATATCGCCATGATCACCCTGGCCATGCAGCGCGGGTACCTGCGGGGGTTCTGGCTGGGCCTGGGCACCTGTTTCGGCGACTTGGCGTACGCCGTGCTAGCGCTGGTGGGCATGACGGTGTTGTTGCAGTACAGCGGGGTGCGGTGGGGGTTGTGGGTGGGCGGGTCGGCGCTGCTGGTGTATTTCACGGTGAAGATGCTCATTCATGCCTGGCGCCACGGTAGCAGCCTGCAGACAGGTGAGGCAGTCGGGGGCCGGTCGGGGTTTCGGGATTTCATGCGCGGGGTATTTCTGGCCATGTCGTCGCCCAGTGCCATTCTCTGGTTCGCCGCGGTTGGCGGTACCTTGATCTCGCGGTCGGGGGGCGGTGGCCTGTTGAGTGCCGGGCAGTTTCTGGCGGGTTTTTTCAGCGCCGGTGTGCTGTGGTGCGTGGCTATCTGCGCAGTGGCAAGCCAGGGCGGCAAGCTGCTGGGCGATCGGCTACTGCGGTATTGCTACGTCGCTTCAGCCGGTATTTTCGCCTGGTTCGCCGTGTACGTGATCGGCTCCGGTTACCAGGAGTTCATCCTCGGCCAGGGGCCGGCCGTGGCGGGCCTGTAA
- a CDS encoding NAD(P)H-dependent flavin oxidoreductase, with protein MTDARTLLGIELPIIQAPMAGTATPRLAAAVSNAGALGSISIAAVNAAAGRSMIRELRELTTRPFNINVFCNRPSHPDAATEAAWLAHLQPYFAAFGAAAPASLHDIYTSFYNDNALLPMLLEERPPIVSLHLGLPPQARIDALKDAGIVLLASATSLAEGRQVQAAGIDAVVAQGTEAGGHRGVFDEHGPDQHLSTRDLVRVLHQQLDIPIIAAGGLMDGADVADVLNLGAVAAQLGTAFILCPESAANAAYRQMLGSERARSTALTTVISGRPARGIVNRFMTEVGAAGHPPVPGFGIAYHAGKELIAAAAKAGSAEFAAHWAGTQAARARSLPAAQLVEKLKEEYHAARSTL; from the coding sequence ATGACTGACGCACGCACCCTGCTGGGCATCGAGTTGCCCATCATCCAGGCCCCCATGGCGGGCACGGCCACGCCCAGGCTGGCGGCCGCGGTCAGCAACGCCGGGGCACTGGGGTCCATCTCTATCGCAGCGGTAAACGCCGCAGCCGGCCGCAGCATGATCCGCGAGCTGCGCGAACTGACCACGCGGCCGTTCAACATCAACGTGTTCTGCAACCGGCCTTCGCACCCGGATGCGGCCACAGAGGCCGCCTGGCTGGCACACCTGCAGCCGTATTTCGCGGCATTCGGTGCCGCCGCGCCGGCGAGCCTGCACGATATCTACACCAGCTTCTACAACGACAACGCGCTGTTGCCCATGCTGCTGGAGGAACGCCCGCCTATCGTCAGCCTGCATTTGGGCTTGCCGCCCCAGGCGCGTATCGATGCACTGAAAGACGCCGGGATCGTGCTGCTGGCCAGTGCCACGTCGTTGGCAGAAGGCCGCCAGGTGCAGGCCGCGGGCATTGATGCCGTGGTCGCCCAGGGGACCGAGGCCGGTGGCCACCGTGGTGTGTTCGACGAGCACGGCCCGGACCAGCATCTGAGCACACGCGACCTGGTGCGCGTGCTGCACCAACAGCTGGACATACCGATCATCGCCGCCGGCGGCCTGATGGACGGTGCCGACGTAGCCGACGTGTTGAACCTGGGCGCCGTGGCAGCACAGCTGGGTACCGCCTTCATTCTGTGCCCGGAGTCGGCGGCCAACGCGGCCTACCGGCAGATGCTGGGCAGCGAGCGGGCGCGTAGCACTGCCCTGACCACCGTCATCTCCGGGCGCCCGGCCCGGGGCATCGTCAACCGTTTCATGACCGAGGTCGGCGCGGCGGGTCACCCGCCGGTGCCAGGTTTTGGCATCGCCTACCACGCCGGCAAGGAACTGATCGCGGCCGCCGCCAAGGCCGGTTCGGCGGAGTTCGCCGCCCACTGGGCCGGCACCCAGGCGGCGCGCGCACGCAGCCTGCCGGCGGCGCAACTGGTGGAGAAACTCAAGGAGGAATACCACGCGGCGCGGTCTACTCTCTGA